In the genome of Populus trichocarpa isolate Nisqually-1 chromosome 10, P.trichocarpa_v4.1, whole genome shotgun sequence, the window ATGAGTGTACAAAACATTGGCAgcacaccataaaaaaaaaacaataaataaataaattatggaagCTGATAGTTGAGAAAAGcaatcccaaaacaaaaaaatgaaagtgatTGTTCTAGATATTGACTTCACATCACACTTTGACATGTTTATGTAAAGATAAATGGAGCACatattttagtataattaaaagTCTAAACAGAAATTTTTTTCAGGATTTTTAAGGAAAAGATTACTCTCCTAATCAGAGACAATATTGATAGTCTGATATAAATTAAACCACATAGTTGATTTTGCTCACCTGGCAACAGTCTGGTGACGTATGCACTCCCTCAACATTACACCATAGTGCAAAGCCATATCTGTGTTTTCATAACTAAAGAAGCAAGATACTGTAATTAGAAGATCCCAAGAAGTATAGTTCACATgacaaaaccatttaaaaattcTGTAAACAGCCATCCTCTTACAttatagatagaaaaaaaaaaaaaaaacagctgaaTACAACTTCCAGACATCCGAGAAGAAGAAAGGCATCACTTGTGAAACAGATCACTAATGGCATCTTGAAACAGAGAATGGACagtcaacaaaatatatatgtgaTAATTAAGGTACAAAAAGTTATCCCACAAGATGTCAGAAACGATGcagcaaacaaaaaatttaacccATTAATCATCTTGAAAATATTAGATAACCTATTGAATGGAATCATTATATTCTCAATCCCCAACATTCCCCAGCAATAATGGCTTACCCTGCTATCAAAGTATCCAAAAGATCTGTATTTTTCTCCAGGTAGTCTGATGCAATCAACCTTGAATTAACTTGTTGCCTTTGTAGATTTGCAACAACCTGAGTGGCATCTTTTCTGGCCTGCAAAAAGAAACATTTTCATGCTAAATGACAAAAAAGAGAAACTGGCAGTTAAATGAAAATTCTTTCCAGATGGGAATCTAATCCAACAGATTCAACAGGGCAAGTATAAAGTATAAAGTATAAAGTATAAAGTATAAAGCATGTAACTAAACCGATCCATTATGAAAGAACAATGAATAAGAATGGTATTCCCTCATAAATCTGATAGCAAATTCAAGATAGCAATCTACATAGCTCTCAACCAATAAACTCGTCAGTGGTTACCTCTAAGTTCAATTGGGATAGACAGAAGATCAAAAGACGAAGTGTGTTTTCTCTGAAAAACTCCTGAGTCAATTGTGCACACGCTTCTGACACCGGTTCAGACTCACTATTGCCATAAAGAATTGACTTTAGCTCCCTGATATTTTTAGCTAACTCTGCCATctgtattagaaaataaaattgtcaaatTCGAATTCCACAAATAAAATGCTTGACAGAAGCTTAAATGCCCCAGTAGcccaaatcaagaaaataacttATCAAAACATGCAACAAAAGCAAGAAATTATACAGCGACCCTAATGCATGTTCATCGCAATCTTACATCTACACTCACCAAAATTCAACAACACTAATCTAATTCTTTTATTGTGAACAAACTAGTTGAAACAAATCAATGACACATATAGCACCACAGATCACACCTAATTCACAAACCTACAATAAAAGTTTCCACTTTTACTCCCTGGACTACTAAAGCTACTAAAAAGCTAAAACCTTTACACTCAACCCACAGCCAGTAATATCAGATTCCTCTCACAACACACCCAACCACATTCAAGTTAAACTTGGCCAGCAAACTAACCTCTTTGCAATCACATTAGCACTCAGCAAATTAACTATTTCTTCCTATCTATGTAAATATCACAACATATTATAGCATACTCTAATCCAAACCTCAATCAGACATCAAGAATCACCCTAAAAAACGCAATTTTTCATAAAGATTGAACCTTTCTCAtccaaagcaaaaaaagaaaagcaacccAGACCCCAAACAAtctcaaatcaatcaaaatccacctaattaaaagaaaacaacagaaaaagaacacaacacacataaaatatatagaaacgAATAGAAAGAGACTGCCAACCTTCTCTTCTCGTTTTGAATCTGATAAAGAAGCTGAACTCTGATCAGCATAGATTAAAAGATCGCGAGTCTGTCTAACTATATCGACAGGAGTCCTCGGCTTTGACTTGAAAAGTCCCTTCATCCTCTTCGAATCACCCACTAACTGCCCCGATTTCGAACTCAACAGCACTGGATGTCCCGATTTCGAATTACTCAACAGCCCAGAATGTCCCTTTGTCGCTACTGCCGCTGCCGCTGCCGGCGCCGGTGGTTGTGGCGGTGGTGATACTCTCCTCACCACTACCTCCTCCcgggctgctgctgctgctgctgcggcAGCTGGTTTTGACACGCAGACTCCTATCTTTCCTCCCTTTATAAACCCcacaaaaacacaagaaagcgATTTTGCCTTCTATCTACGAAAAGGGTTCACGGTTTACTTGATTTCAGCCACCAATTTTGCTTTTGGATTATTGGGTTTTTATGGGATCTTGGTAAAAATGTGTGCTTGATTCGACGGTTATGGTTTTTTGGGCTTTGCATAAACAGATTGCCAGTCCTTACCGTGTCACTAACCGCTAAATACTTACAGTACACTGCTCTTTTTTCTTACGTATTCATtttctctattattattattataaaagaaaattacagaAGAGGGGAATTCACTATTACCGTCTCACAAAAGCACtgtttattatagttttaaaaatattatttaaataaaaaaattcaaaaaaaaaaaaccatcaaccgTGTGAAAGTTAGTTAAACTGGTCAGCCAAAGTTTGCAAGGTCAGCTGATTTTTTTCTCCAACTCAAATGGCTCCAGTCCTAGATTAACTGGGTCTAAGTTGATTTATCAGGTAGTCTaggttttaaaacaatatttttttatagttcataatttagattataaatttaataaattaatttagattaattatatatatatcattatttcaatttttaaaaaaataaattgttattttaaaaaatatttttaaaattaaattatatttttatcagacATTCAGGTTATTATTAGACctattaaattcattatattatattaaattaattctaacacggttatgattttaaatttgaatttgataaaaaatcgagatagaaaaattcaaaactaaattatttatccaaatttaataatattattaaaatattactcgttgcctaaacatttttttatacattaaatttttttttgttcggcTAGTAGCATAAcgtagtttatttttaattagtcttATTCATAAAAGTATCCTCAGACAATCATTTAGCTTCAACATGGATGCAATATTTATACCAAAAAGGTCTCTTTAGACGTTTAATGTTTATGTATGgcaaatttatttgtatttattttcgtTATACAAAAAAGTAAAGTATACCTTTTATATCTACCTTTGTATCTAAGTGGTCAGGTTTAAGAGTTTTTCATAAAAAGACAGCACAGTACTACTACTCATCACTTAGATAAATAATAGTTAAACTTGATTGACCTTACGAGTTGATCTAAAatatagttaatttaaaatagacAATACAATACTACTACTCACACTTAGATTGACCCTATAGGTTGATTTGAAATATGATTAATCTAGAATCTGTAGcagtttaaattaaataaataaataaagaatttagttgatctaataaaaaaatttaagttgaccTGCTGATGGGGTCAACACCCGACCCTCaatttctagaattttttttataaaaaaaagatgttgtttttatcgtattttaaaaaaaaacatttgagaattgattcaggataattttttttactcataaCCCATATCTTTTCCTGGTTGACTCTATATCAAGTTTTACAACTATGTTAGATTTATTGAtccctttaaattttataacgGAATAATTTTGGATCcatatctaatataaaaatatgatcaAATTGTAGTTTCATTTTATAGGAGATTGAAAAATTTGGAGCTAAGAAGAGGAtaccattttttgttttagaatgcagaaaaagagaaaaatttggAGAGAATTGCCAATGATGAAGATAGAAGTAGAGGCAGAAAACAAGAAGTCAGAAGTAGAGGATCAAGAATTATGCTCTGATACCACATGAAGATAACATATTTTTCATAGAAGAATGCTGGTGAATTAAGCAGAAATATGAAGAAAGCAGAGAGAGTGTCTAGTAGTTgaaggaagaagatgaatattgttgctacccaatttttgacccatgttttgataatttttcagaaaaattcaaaaatagcgaaaaaacattgaaaatccaaaaaatacgtttttaatacatttgcatcgtttttatcatttttagcatcgtctcaaaagaatttaaattttcaaagatatttggaacgcgttcaacttttaa includes:
- the LOC7453697 gene encoding putative MO25-like protein At5g47540 isoform X4, whose translation is MKGLFKSKPRTPVDIVRQTRDLLIYADQSSASLSDSKREEKMAELAKNIRELKSILYGNSESEPVSEACAQLTQEFFRENTLRLLIFCLSQLNLEARKDATQVVANLQRQQVNSRLIASDYLEKNTDLLDTLIAGYENTDMALHYGVMLRECIRHQTVARYVLESPNVKKFFDYIQLPYFDISADAAATFKELLTRHKSTVAEFLSKNYDWLLGDILLDRSNAVVMTRYVSSRDNLRILMNLLRLFAANQNKPPDIVNILVANRSKLLRLFADFKIDKEDEQFEADKAQVVREIAALEPRE
- the LOC7453697 gene encoding putative MO25-like protein At5g47540 isoform X3, translated to MKGLFKSKPRTPVDIVRQTRDLLIYADQSSASLSDSKREEKMAELAKNIRELKSILYGNSESEPVSEACAQLTQEFFRENTLRLLIFCLSQLNLEARKDATQVVANLQRQQVNSRLIASDYLEKNTDLLDTLIAGYENTDMALHYGVMLRECIRHQTVARYVLESPNVKKFFDYIQLPYFDISADAAATFKELLTRHKSTVAEFLSKNYDWLLGDILLDRSNAVVMTRYVSSRDNLRILMNLLRESSKSIQIEAFHVFKLFAANQNKPPDIVNILVANRSKLLRLFADFKIDKEDEQFEADKAQVVREIAALEPRE